Proteins from one Candidatus Sulfotelmatobacter sp. genomic window:
- a CDS encoding DUF1843 domain-containing protein, which yields MGPIPPYGPAITQAAQSGDLAQMQATANAARIAIARCGGETLNFGGAQGTGSVEFVACTPDQVADVAAALKTLEDAIAKAEAAQQSS from the coding sequence ATGGGTCCCATTCCGCCGTACGGCCCCGCCATCACCCAAGCCGCCCAGAGCGGTGACCTCGCTCAAATGCAGGCGACCGCCAACGCGGCGCGCATCGCCATCGCCCGGTGCGGCGGTGAAACGCTGAACTTCGGCGGCGCTCAGGGTACGGGCAGCGTCGAGTTCGTTGCATGCACCCCCGATCAGGTCGCCGACGTCGCGGCCGCCCTCAAGACGCTCGAAGACGCGATCGCCAAGGCCGAAGCCGCGCAGCAGAGCTCGTGA
- a CDS encoding radical SAM protein — MSAGALRPNRFLTELDRTAHHPVHVVWEITLACDLKCGHCGSRAGARRPDELSTQECLEVVDALAALGTREVTLIGGEAYLRRDFAAIIAAVTAAGMQCTLQSGGRNLTDERIADAVAAGLTSAGISLDGLRPLHDQLRGVPGSFDAAVGALRRLSASGVRTSVNTQISAPVLDQLEALLEVIVASGATHWQLQLTVPMGRASDHPQLILQPYQMLAVMPQIAALFRRARERGVLVQIGNNIGYFGPHEGMLRGYGVETEHYGGCLAGDNTMGIEADGAIKGCPSLPTASYVGGNVRELDLTAIWWETPELSFARERRVEQRGFCRSCYYTDVCRGGCTWMAHSLFEQPGDNPFCHHRALELDRQGLRERIEQTRSAPGTSFDHGAFALVLETSAGQPCDADAVDRTPRDPAAERDTLIVCYGCRRHVFAGTTTCPFCAGDVAAAARQHEDDLDAARRAAAALRAVLQS, encoded by the coding sequence GTGAGCGCGGGCGCGCTGCGGCCGAACCGGTTCCTGACCGAGCTCGACCGTACCGCGCACCATCCCGTCCACGTCGTCTGGGAGATCACGCTGGCCTGCGACCTCAAGTGCGGCCACTGCGGCTCCCGCGCCGGCGCGCGCCGCCCCGACGAGCTCTCCACCCAGGAGTGCCTCGAGGTCGTCGACGCGCTGGCGGCGCTGGGGACGCGCGAGGTGACGCTGATCGGCGGCGAGGCGTACCTGCGGCGCGACTTCGCCGCGATCATCGCCGCCGTCACCGCGGCCGGGATGCAGTGCACGCTGCAGAGCGGCGGGCGTAACCTGACCGACGAGCGCATCGCCGATGCGGTCGCGGCCGGATTGACCTCGGCCGGCATCTCGCTCGACGGGCTGCGACCGCTGCACGACCAGCTGCGCGGTGTCCCCGGCTCGTTCGACGCCGCGGTCGGGGCGTTACGGCGGCTGAGCGCGAGCGGCGTGCGCACCAGCGTCAACACGCAGATCTCCGCGCCGGTGCTCGACCAGCTCGAGGCGCTGCTCGAGGTGATCGTCGCGAGCGGCGCGACGCACTGGCAACTGCAGCTCACCGTCCCGATGGGGCGCGCCAGCGACCACCCGCAGCTGATCCTGCAGCCCTATCAGATGCTGGCGGTCATGCCGCAGATCGCCGCGCTGTTCCGGCGCGCACGCGAGCGCGGCGTGCTGGTGCAGATCGGCAACAACATCGGCTACTTCGGTCCGCACGAAGGGATGCTGCGCGGCTACGGCGTCGAGACCGAGCACTACGGCGGGTGCCTGGCCGGCGACAACACGATGGGGATCGAGGCCGACGGCGCGATCAAGGGCTGTCCTTCGCTGCCGACGGCGTCGTACGTCGGCGGCAACGTGCGCGAGCTGGACCTCACGGCGATCTGGTGGGAGACCCCGGAGCTCTCGTTCGCGCGCGAACGGCGGGTCGAGCAGCGGGGCTTCTGCCGCAGCTGCTACTACACCGACGTCTGCCGCGGCGGCTGCACGTGGATGGCGCACAGCCTGTTCGAGCAGCCCGGTGACAACCCGTTCTGTCACCATCGTGCGCTCGAGCTCGACCGGCAAGGGTTGCGCGAGCGCATCGAGCAGACGCGGTCCGCACCCGGCACCTCGTTCGACCACGGCGCGTTCGCGCTCGTGCTCGAGACCAGCGCGGGGCAACCGTGTGACGCCGACGCCGTCGACCGCACGCCGCGCGATCCGGCCGCCGAGCGGGACACGCTGATCGTCTGCTACGGGTGCCGCCGCCACGTCTTCGCCGGCACGACGACCTGTCCGTTCTGCGCCGGCGACGTCGCCGCGGCCGCGCGGCAGCACGAGGACGACCTCGACGCGGCGCGCCGCGCGGCAGCCGCGCTGCGTGCCGTCCTCCAAAGCTGA